The Spirosoma radiotolerans genome has a window encoding:
- a CDS encoding MFS transporter — translation METIVAKPETLQANWFAFGLCSLSYLLGGTASTLMATFLPVAIPELLGQSASATQLGDVGAYINAAFLYGWMAGGLLFGLIGDRLGRARAVAFVTFLYGAAMLCTVFAPNWPVLLFCRFLTGAGVGGVLLLTTVYLSEIWPEKSRAVVLGILAVMFPVGIVATGGLNAGLVPWRQAFWLGLIPVLVALLMLVRLPESAHWARLRQQPNPEKSWTRTDRTNLLTGVLVFGAVLIGLWGTFSWIPTWVQSLLPAGQTGGRERGLTMMLLGMGGIVGGLLSGALIGRLGSRTTLLLTFAGCAGGCALLFLSNRQFSPVIYAETAFVALFFGISQGALSSIIPALFSVRIRATAAGISFNIGRFFTATAVFFVGMMVAGLGGFGNALLVFSLAFLVAWLAVFIRYKPGSPSL, via the coding sequence ATGGAAACAATCGTAGCTAAACCCGAAACACTACAGGCCAACTGGTTCGCCTTTGGTCTATGTTCACTATCGTATTTGCTGGGTGGCACGGCCTCAACACTCATGGCTACGTTTCTACCGGTTGCCATCCCGGAGTTGCTGGGCCAATCGGCTTCTGCAACCCAGTTGGGCGATGTCGGGGCTTACATCAATGCGGCTTTTTTGTACGGCTGGATGGCGGGCGGGCTTTTGTTTGGCTTGATCGGTGATCGGCTAGGCCGGGCGCGGGCCGTAGCGTTCGTTACGTTCCTTTACGGCGCGGCCATGTTATGTACCGTTTTTGCGCCTAACTGGCCAGTGCTACTGTTCTGCCGATTTCTGACAGGTGCGGGTGTAGGTGGCGTGTTGTTGCTTACCACCGTTTATTTGTCGGAAATCTGGCCCGAGAAAAGTCGGGCGGTGGTACTGGGCATTCTGGCCGTCATGTTTCCGGTAGGTATTGTGGCGACAGGCGGGTTGAATGCCGGACTGGTTCCATGGCGGCAGGCCTTTTGGCTGGGTCTGATTCCCGTTCTGGTCGCCCTTCTGATGCTCGTTCGCTTACCTGAATCAGCCCACTGGGCACGTCTGCGCCAGCAACCGAACCCTGAAAAAAGCTGGACACGGACCGACCGGACCAATCTGCTAACGGGCGTCCTGGTTTTTGGAGCGGTGCTGATCGGGCTGTGGGGTACGTTCTCCTGGATTCCGACCTGGGTACAATCGCTCCTGCCAGCGGGCCAGACGGGTGGGCGGGAACGGGGGCTGACCATGATGCTGCTCGGTATGGGGGGCATTGTCGGTGGTCTGCTGTCGGGCGCGCTGATTGGGCGGCTCGGTTCACGAACAACGCTGCTGTTAACCTTCGCCGGATGCGCAGGCGGTTGTGCGCTGCTGTTTCTATCGAACCGTCAGTTTTCGCCGGTTATTTATGCCGAAACCGCCTTCGTCGCCTTGTTTTTTGGCATCAGCCAGGGCGCTTTGTCGAGTATTATCCCCGCTTTATTCTCGGTTCGGATTCGCGCTACAGCGGCTGGTATCAGCTTCAACATCGGTCGTTTCTTTACGGCAACGGCCGTGTTCTTCGTCGGTATGATGGTCGCCGGGCTGGGCGGATTCGGGAATGCATTACTGGTATTTTCCCTGGCGTTTCTGGT